attcattttcatattctttttcaccgtgagctaacCTCTAGTTCTTTAATCAATATGGAACTTACTTTAGTGTATAGTAAGGGTAGGAATgcgtctccctcccacccccaccaaataGCCAGTTGTCTTAGCACTGTTGTTATATAACCCACCTTTGGTTATAGTGGCTTAGCTTAGAAATAAGGAAGGTATCAAGCAGTAAAGGTATGCATGCCATGGTGTGCTTCCCTTGTTCTGTCCATGCACTGCTGACTCAGGTGGGAGACGAGGAAACTGCTGTGACTGAGGCATGCCTGGGAAGTGGCATGAGGCGTGAGTTTGGACGATGGACGATTCGGAGAACTGTATGCCTGTAACACAGTATATTTGAAATGTTATCTTGTGGATGagatagtaaatatattttgtgtttgttttaggGGGAAGAATTTGGCTCAATGGGTAGAAGTTACAAGGAGGGAGATATCAACTCAGTAAAAGGAATAACTTTCTAACTAAATATTAGAGCAGTCTAACAAGAACCAACTATCTTGTGAAGTAGTGAGGCCTGTGTTACAGGGAGTGTGTCCGCAGACCTTGAGCGGTCCTTTATCAGGGCTGTTCCCTGTTCCTTGGCTCTGGGCTCAGAGGGTGCACTGATCACTGAGTGGTTCCTGTGTGACTGTCGGCTGCTGTGCTTAGTGCCTCACCTGTACCTTTCCATGTTCCTGAAAGCCTGGTGAGGGAGCTCTGCTGCCCACTGAGACCCGAGGAGGTCTGGGGACCtctgccaggccccaggctgtCCACAGCACCTGTCATCTCATTGCCCAGGAGAGCTAAGTACCCTCCAAGGGCAATTAGattctcattaattttcttttaagggtaattaaaaaaaactggcttAAGCAActcgtgtttgtgtgtgtgtgtgtgtgtgtgtgtgtgcgtgcgtgcgcgtgcgcgcgTGTGCAGGCAGATAACATTTGTATTCGGTTGCTCGTGTGTGTGGTTAAAGCCTGTACAAGGGTGTGTGAGCGTGCAGTGCCCTGCCACCAGTTTTGCTACCTATTGCTTAAGGAATTAAAATTGGGTTTCTTTAGATGCATCCCCTCAATTAAGGTGATGTCTTCCTTactttgttttgacttttttcctgTAGTAAGTCTTAACCTTTTATGGTTTTTTACTTTTGTATAAacactcttttccccttttctcttttacGTAAACAATAactgccccctcttccctcttctgccaCCACTATAACCTGTGGCGGTGCTGACATAGACTGTTTTATGATTGGACAGGATTTTGCTCTTGTGTAGGTGTGACTGCTGCCCACTCACACCCTGAGAGCGCTTACTTTCCAGAGCTGGTCTGAGTAATGAAGTTGCTGTCGTTTCTTATTAGTTCTAGGGACTCTCCTTTGCGTCCCTTGCGTTTAATGTTGTTGGAAAAGACTGGGAAGTTGCTGGCTAGGCCCTTGGCTCTCTGAAGAGAGGCAGCGAACCTTAAgctggcagagggctggggaaatGAGTACAGTGTGTCTGACGGGTTGTTCTGTGGTGTCGTCACCAGAACCTTCCTCTCGCTCCTGTCCCTGCTGcagcccccttccttcccccttgcccccagctcctgcctgtaGAATGCAGGTGTCCTGTGACCTCGCTCCCCTCTGCCTTTCTAGTCTTGTCACTGTGTGCCTTGCTCGCAGCCACCTGCAGGCACTTTCATACCTCTGCTGTGGCCCTGATGCTCTGCAGCTGGCAGTGCCCTCCACACTTCAACTTCGTCTGGAGAGGATGTGCTCATTTGATAAGAGCGGCTCACCTTGGGGTTGGGGGTCACTTCTTCCATATGgctggcctcccctctccagtgGAAGTGCCGCTGCCCCCTTGTCCCCACCATGCTCCCACTGTAAGTTCCTGTCACCTGTCTTCTCCTCATCTGCATGTCCCAGAGGGTGAGGCCCTCGTCCTGTGTATGCCAGGGCCTAGCGCAGAGTACATTTTAGTAAATGCTTGTATCATCTagtttgggaaagaaaagaataaatgttgcATTATTAGGAAATAGTACATGAATACATGACTGCCAaaggtgaaggaggctttcatttttatttttttcctttctgtagggACACGAGTTCTGGAAAGCAAACCTTAGGCAGTGCTCAGATCACCACTTTAACCTAGGGGTATGAATCCCGTTTATTGGAAGCTAGTCCTAGAATGTTTCATTCATCATTCAGCAAATACGTATTTAGCATTTACTGTGTGACAGGCTCAGAGTATACTTCTGAATAAGACAAATGaggtccctgctctcctggagttGGAGAGCCACAAgctgaataaatatataacaaatctAATGATACTATAGGCTGTCAGATGGAGGAGTTGCCTgtgttcttttgttgttttctgggCTCTTCGTGGTATGGAGGTGAGTTTCTGAATAGTCCTATAGGCAACTTCTGAATTTCCAGAGGATTTAAAAGTCTTAATTAATATTAtgcaaaaaaaatcagttttccaatATGAAACTGGGGGTGCAGGGACAGATGTGACCCTGTCATCAGCTGCGTGTAGCCTTCATGCCCAAATCCTGGCGTGTGTAGCCTGTATCTGCTGCTGCAACACTGCTTCCCTTCAGCCAGCATCTACCAGCTCATCCGCTCACCAGACGGACTGTAGGGGTCAGGAGCTGTCCGAGGTACCATGCAGTCAGTGGGGTACACGATAAAGTCACTGCCTTTTAGATAGAGCTCATGTTCAGGGGGCTGAATGCTTTGTGAAGACAGTGGTAAGTGCTCTGAAGGAAATCGCTCTGACATACAATCTGACTTCCATCTCTGTCACTCCTGAACAGGCTTTCCTAATGATCACtgtggcctttttaaaaaaagctaaattaggggattttaaaacatacacacaactAGAGAGGACATAGGATAGTAAGAAGAACTCTTGCTTAATTTTAGCTGTCACCACCACTTGGTGACATTGTTTTATGtgcccctttccccctttccttttccttctcactggaatattttaaagccaATCCCAGACACCACATGGTTCACCCCGTGACCTCTTGGCTAGTCTGGTCTGGGGGCACGCTGGGCCCTCCTCCTCCCGGAGCCTCTGCAGCACTGGCCGTCCTGCCTGTGTCCCTCTCTTACCCACCCTGCCTTGCACCCGTGCGGCCCTCCGCTCACCTCTCTGTCGTCCCCAGGTTCCtttgctgccttttctttttccaggtaTGACCACTTCTCAAGGCCTTGTCTGGTAAATGTGTTACCAAGAATTTACTGTCCCTTCTGCATTTCATACGGAAAGAAAAGGTTGCAAACATTCAGGGAGAATTTTGTTCACTGAGGCTGTGTGTTTTGGAAATACCATTTGGatattttgctgcttttaatcTTGGGCATTAATTTCAGTTGTTGTCATTtcttccataaaaaagaattcagaCATAAGCCAGAAAAGTAGTTAAATTGGTttgcaaaggaaaaacagaaagagtacataatacagtatttcaaggtacaaatatacacatatttattattcacctataaaaaaaaagtcttcaaaagtattttattaaaggGGTAACAGAAATTAAGCCTGTAACGAgatgtgtgttttctctttttccatcctaGAATGTACGACAGCATGTCCACAATGGTGTACATAAAGGAAGATAAGTTGGAGAAGCTCACGCAGGACGAAATTATTTCTAAGACAAAGCAAGTAATTCAGGGGCTAGAAGCTCTGAAGAATGAGCACAATTCCATTTTACAAAGTTTGCTGGAGACACTGAAGTGTTTGAAGAAAGATGACGAAAGTAATCTGGTGGAGGAGAAATCAAACATGATCCGGAAGTCACTGGAGATGTTGGAGCTTGGCCTGAGTGAGGCACAGGTACAAGTCTCAGGCATGGACATGACCTTAGCAGTCTGGAAAAGTGGAGACTTCATCTGAAATACACAGTGTAACTAAACTGAAGGGAAGATGCTTATAGAGTAATAGATAGGTCAACTTGTATGTGGGTTATGTTTGTTATACGAATGATGGTTGATTTGGGCatgtctaaattttaaaaagtagagtcAAAACAGAGAACCCTGTGTGTCAATTAGGATTTGATTTGGCTGCacatatcaaaaaacaaaaatggtggCTTAAGCGTCATAGTTGTGTGTAAAACAGGCACCCAGGTAAGCTGTCCCAGACAGGTTGTATAGCTGCGTGGTTGTCAGGGGTACCCAGGCCCTTGCCACCTGCTGCAGTCACTGCACTGCAGACAGCCTGTCTCGCGGGCTGAGAGTTCAAGCTGCAGCCACGTGACCCTGTGCTGAGACGGGGAAGGGACCAGAAGGGCGTGCCTCCTTGTTTCACTTCCTTGAACTGTGCACAGCACTCTGCCtgcatttcattggccagaatttgGTTCCATGGCCACACCTAGTTGTGAGAGACCCTGGGGAATGTTGTCTTGCTCACTTAAAGTTCCAGGCTCTTAAGcctgaggaagaagggagagtgaATATTGGCCAACAGTTAATAGCCTCTGATACCCCAAGACAGGGTTGCTTTATATATTTGACTGAACCTTTGTTTCTGTCAAACTAGACAGAGAGATCAAAAAATTAGAGACACCTGGGTGTGAGCCTCCACCCCCAACATGTGGCTCTGCCAGCGTATTTTaggtaaaattaaatatactaaaaattggcttctttcttttttagttttcttctcatatagtgaatgaatgaagcagaaatgGGGTGCTAGGTTACCAGTTTCTGCTTTCCTAGACCGAAGTGACTCTCCATACCCTAATTTTAGAGTTCTTCATCCTAACCATGTTACAGATGCTAACTGTAGAACTTTGTTTAGTTCTTGTGATCTATTATTTTGCAAGTTCTGTGTTGAAAAGCGATAGGAATGTGAACTTCCTTTTTCAGTTTGGCAGATACTGGggttaaaagaaggaagaagcagcCCCACCCTCTGGAGTTTCAGTTTTTAAACCTAGGAGGATAGTAAAGAGGGAAGCACATGTGCGTGGTCTGCAGAGGGAACAGACTGAAGCCAGCTTTTCTCCCCAACCCTTTCAGCTCTTGTCCTCCCAGGAACTGGGCACGGCCTCAGGCAGGTGTCCCTGAGCCTCGTCAGTGCACCACAGGTAGAGCCTGATGTGATCTCAGCTTGTGAATGCGTTGGGGCATTCTGACTCTCTGTGCTAGCCACCAAGCTTTCCTCCTTTAACCGTGGAACATGGAAGGCTTGTCAGCCTGCCCCACCTCAGCTCCACCACCAGCCCTCACAGAGACCTGCATACTCTGCACACATATGCAGGCATGTGCACGTGCTCTCACTGGTGGAAAAGGTCTCTGAGAAATTCTGTTGGAGCTGTCTagatagaaagtaaaaaaaatacagcttcaTCAGAAGAGTAGCTGCCTGTCCATTGCTGGTCCATTTGCGATGCtctcagacagaaaaaaataagtatttttgtaGATGTTCTGAACATGCAGTATTCTTGATCATGTCCTGAATGTAGCCTGTGACTGCAGGGTGAGGGTAGAGGTAAATGACTCACTCCCTGCGTGTACTTGGAGCACACATCTGCGGTGTAAGCTAGAGCTGCAGCCCGGGTGCTGCTGGAGATGGCAGGTGGGGTTTGTTGGACTGAGTGGTGCGGTGCCGTCACCTTCTCTTTCTGCCCAGGTTATGATGGCTCTGTCCAATCACCTGAATGCCGTTgagtcagagaagcagaaacTGCGTGCGCAGGTCCGCCGTCTATGCCAGGAGAATCAGTGGCTGCGGGATGAATTGGCCAACACGCAGCAGAAACTGCAGAAGAGTGAGCAGTCTGTGGCTcagctggaggaagaaaagaagcacCTGGAATTCATGAACCAGCTGAAGAAGTACGACGATGACGTCTCCCCGTCCGTAAGTGGccctgagggagggaggcagcgtgGTGTCCCCGCTGCCGCGGTGGGGGTCTCAGCAAGGCCGCAGGTTTCCGCTCCCCTCGAGTGGTTCCACTGAGCAAGACCGAGGATTATGGGTCTCGGGACTGAGTCCCTGGCAAGTCACGTGAGTTCTCCttggagtattttttttcatatgtgttTTTTTGAACAGTGgtcagaaaatgtgaaaatactgtGTAAGTACAAGGTACAGTGCAGAGAGGCGCCATGACCTTCCATGAGGTCTGTCTCAGCTTGAGGTGTCCTGAGCATCCCAGCCCCCTGCAGTCTGGCTCCCACACCCATCACGCTGCCAGAGCACTTTCCCTTCAGCCGTGACCCGGCCCAGCCAGCTGCGATCCAGACCCAGGGCTCCCTCTGCTTTATGGCGCTGTGGATCTTGACTTTTTCTTTGAACGTCCCTTCCACCCTGCCAAGGACACCACCTGGCACTCCTGCTCCCTCGCTCATGCCTCCTCCGTCTCCCTTGCCAGCTCATCTTATAGTTCCTGGAACGTTAGGGCTCCCCAAGGGTCTTGCTTTTTTCGTTTTTccgttggccatctgaatgttcATCCCAGTCTCAGTTACTGTTTTTTGTCTACTATTTATCTCTGATTcagttaacttttcttttttgtaagtaaccttttttattttggaagaattttagATTCATAGAAAAGTTGAGATGATTTTGTTAAGAGAATTCccatgtacccttcacccagtttcttCTGAAGTCACGTCTTACATCACCTGAGTACATGTCTTAGTTAACTTGGGACACTGTGGTCTCCAGAGTACTGAGGGCTGCATGGCTTAAAACAGGGACGTTCCTTCTGCCCGGTTCTGGAGCCTGTGGTCTGAGATCAGCTTGGTCGAGCTCTTGGTCAGGATCTCTTCCCGGCGTGTCCCACCTGGCCTTCCTTGGTGCTTGCGTgcagagagagtgagtgtgtcTTCCTCTGAGTTGTATGAGGACACTGATGTCGTCATGATAGCCCCACCCTTGTGACCTCTAGTCCACATTACCTCCTAAATGCCCAGCCTCCAGATGTCACCATGCTGAGCACTGGAACTTCCACATAGGAATTTTTGGTAGGAGGACATGAACATTGAGTCCATAGGAGTACCTTTgttaaaagtaagaaattaatGTTGTTACGTTACTGGTAACGGAACTGCAGCTTTTATTTGGACTTCACCAGTCCTTCCATTAAAATgtgtcccttttctgttccaggagccAGTCCAGGACTTCACATTGCATtttagctaacattttttttttaatgcctacaTGGTGCTAGGCTTGTTCACTACATAGTCTGTCTACCGTTGAGTTCCATACTTGTGTTTCCAGTCCGAACCCTCATCCTAAGACTGTTGGAATGGTTTGTGCATTACACCAGCAAACCTACACTTAGCCTGTGCCTTAGCTCGGGCTACCATCGCAAAATACCATAGacaagttctggaggctgggtgccagcatggctgaattctggtgaggaccctcttcctggcttacagacagctgccttcttactgtgtcctcacatggtgggtTGGCAGTGCAGGGAGAGAGCGCCAGCTCCCCAGTGTCTCTTCTTattagggcactaatcccatcgtGAGGGCCTCACCCCGTCATTTCATCTAACCTGTTCCCTCtcaaagaccctgtctccaaataccatcatgttgtggggagggtagggcttcaacatatgattttGAGGGGGACACAGTCCATAGCCTCCTTCTACATTAGGCTTGTTTATTAGGCTGTATTTCTCCCTTGCACCTTGAGGTCAGGAGCAActaatgttttactttaaaagatgTACTCCTGTAGGCTGCTGTGGGAATAAGAATATGTGGCGATGTTGGTGTCCGCCAGGGAGTCACCTGGAAAACTGGGCAATATCAAGCTGGGAAAGATGGTGTCATAGAGTCCGGGACGttcagaacattttattttgaagaaatgtctagCGTGGAGAAGAGCTGGGTGCAGTGAGCTCCCCCGTCAGGGGCAGGGCCGAGCGATTGTTTctgccacttcctcctccctctgctgatGCGCTTCCCTAGCTCAAGGGCGTTCTCCGTGGACCCTGGGGGGCCGGTCAGGTTGAGGAGGCTGAACCCAGGCACAGCGCTTCATCTCCTCCGCAGCGTGGAGTCTTCGCTTGTTGA
This is a stretch of genomic DNA from Camelus ferus isolate YT-003-E chromosome 6, BCGSAC_Cfer_1.0, whole genome shotgun sequence. It encodes these proteins:
- the KLC1 gene encoding kinesin light chain 1 isoform X14 — protein: MYDSMSTMVYIKEDKLEKLTQDEIISKTKQVIQGLEALKNEHNSILQSLLETLKCLKKDDESNLVEEKSNMIRKSLEMLELGLSEAQVMMALSNHLNAVESEKQKLRAQVRRLCQENQWLRDELANTQQKLQKSEQSVAQLEEEKKHLEFMNQLKKYDDDVSPSEDKDTDSTKEPLDDLFPNDDDDPGQGIQQQHSSAAAAAQQGGYEIPARLRTLHNLVIQYASQGRYEVAVPLCKQALEDLEKTSGHDHPDVATMLNILALVYRDQNKYKDAANLLNDALAIREKTLGKDHPAGRFKSGLSLDGAGGTSRAPQQWGRPCWGR